From Woronichinia naegeliana WA131, the proteins below share one genomic window:
- a CDS encoding DUF6338 family protein gives MGIACPIFFSHLPCSRTSHCPVLLGLIFGFANQQQLVERGLAILGFKILSGFPSAWDYKFSRINEPLWVLVTLKDGSQVAGRFGKNSFASSESSERDLYLESVYQLLENKPWERVNETSGILIKAEEIRYIEFLNDSTEDL, from the coding sequence TTGGGTATCGCATGTCCGATTTTCTTTTCTCACTTACCCTGCTCGAGAACTTCCCACTGTCCAGTTCTTTTAGGATTAATATTCGGGTTTGCAAATCAACAACAGCTAGTAGAGAGAGGATTAGCAATCTTAGGTTTTAAAATCTTATCGGGATTTCCTTCAGCCTGGGATTATAAATTTAGTCGAATTAATGAACCGTTATGGGTTTTAGTAACTCTTAAAGATGGAAGTCAGGTAGCAGGTCGTTTCGGGAAGAATTCATTTGCTTCATCGGAATCGTCCGAAAGGGATCTTTATTTGGAAAGTGTTTATCAGCTTTTGGAAAATAAGCCTTGGGAACGAGTTAACGAAACGTCTGGGATTTTGATCAAAGCCGAAGAAATTCGTTATATTGAATTTTTGAACGATTCTACGGAGGATTTGTAA
- a CDS encoding transposase — protein sequence MQLCQRLEQILENLRPAFSREATYQWFILLAWGVVLNSQPSAITSYVNALGLTESYYHQALHWFESKAFNVKGLTLGWSKWVSQHENLYRIKEKRVYVGDGIKVGKEGRKMPGVKRLHQESGNVAKPEWIRGHYFNALSVLVGAGKACFALPLVLRLDDGIKSKATAKEGKKGSKKEKTTLVTKMGELCTTYAEAGSYVILDAYFACGAVLKSFRQNALHLITRVRCSTVAYAPFSSVPTLRGKGRPRLWGSSIKLESLFALVEDFPTAKVWLYGQQVSVSYQCFEFHWDSPHQLVKFVLTQLPNGQRLILLSTDLCLTGPEIIAAYGLRFKIEVTFRQLIHLLGGFAYRFWLKALPTLPTWPSNLILPDYPQTVQTQILNKVEAFERFVNLHVIVLGLLQILSLELPQGIWANFPRWFRTLPSHGYPSERIAQLAIQHQAPMIFPQSPPSLLLPKFLAAKLDPFPSPDRLTLAA from the coding sequence ATGCAACTATGTCAGCGACTAGAGCAAATCCTAGAGAATCTCCGTCCCGCCTTTAGCCGAGAAGCAACGTACCAATGGTTTATCCTATTAGCCTGGGGAGTAGTGCTCAACAGCCAACCGAGCGCAATAACAAGCTATGTCAATGCCTTAGGGTTAACAGAGAGCTACTACCATCAGGCACTACATTGGTTTGAATCCAAGGCATTTAACGTCAAAGGACTGACCTTGGGATGGTCGAAGTGGGTAAGTCAGCATGAAAATCTATATCGAATCAAGGAAAAACGAGTGTATGTGGGGGATGGAATCAAAGTGGGGAAAGAAGGGCGCAAGATGCCAGGGGTAAAACGACTACACCAAGAATCCGGAAATGTGGCGAAGCCAGAATGGATAAGGGGGCATTACTTCAATGCCTTGAGTGTTTTGGTGGGAGCAGGAAAAGCCTGCTTTGCCTTGCCCTTAGTGTTGCGGCTAGACGATGGCATCAAGTCCAAAGCAACGGCAAAGGAAGGGAAAAAAGGCAGCAAAAAAGAGAAGACTACTCTAGTCACGAAAATGGGGGAGCTTTGCACTACCTACGCAGAGGCGGGAAGCTATGTGATTTTGGATGCTTACTTCGCTTGTGGAGCAGTGCTCAAAAGTTTTCGCCAAAATGCCTTGCATCTCATCACCCGAGTGCGTTGCTCTACAGTGGCATATGCTCCCTTTTCTTCCGTTCCGACCTTGAGGGGGAAAGGACGACCACGGCTTTGGGGGAGTTCAATAAAACTAGAAAGCCTGTTTGCTCTTGTGGAGGATTTTCCCACCGCTAAAGTCTGGCTCTATGGTCAACAAGTCTCCGTTTCTTATCAGTGCTTTGAGTTCCACTGGGATAGTCCCCATCAGCTCGTTAAGTTTGTCCTCACCCAATTGCCCAACGGACAAAGACTGATTCTGCTTTCTACTGACCTCTGTTTGACTGGACCTGAGATTATTGCCGCTTACGGTCTCCGATTTAAGATTGAAGTCACTTTTCGTCAATTAATCCATCTTTTGGGCGGCTTTGCCTATCGTTTTTGGCTTAAGGCTCTTCCTACTTTACCGACCTGGCCTAGCAATCTTATCCTCCCTGACTATCCCCAAACTGTTCAGACTCAGATTTTAAACAAAGTAGAAGCCTTTGAGCGTTTTGTTAATCTTCATGTCATTGTTCTCGGCTTACTTCAAATTCTTTCCTTAGAGTTACCCCAGGGGATTTGGGCTAATTTCCCTCGCTGGTTTCGGACTCTACCCTCCCATGGCTATCCTAGTGAACGCATTGCTCAACTAGCCATCCAACATCAAGCCCCAATGATTTTTCCTCAAAGTCCACCTAGTCTGCTTTTGCCTAAATTCCTTGCCGCTAAACTTGACCCTTTTCCAAGTCCTGATAGACTTACTTTGGCCGCATAG
- a CDS encoding DUF3782 domain-containing protein, protein MPENAITLDDIYALFRASEQQRQEYQQDFEQRQRTYEKEIADLRQIVAQTNKQVAGLSSRWGEFVENLVKPAAAQLFREQGIDVHHTALRVDAQDSQGSLEIDILVENTNEVVAIEVKSHLEVRDVKRFLQTLERFKIAFPKYQDYKLYGAVAGIKIDERSDVYATQEGLFLIEPAGDSVIIANSKKVKPRIW, encoded by the coding sequence ATGCCTGAAAACGCGATTACCTTAGACGACATTTATGCTCTGTTCCGCGCCAGTGAACAGCAACGCCAAGAATATCAGCAAGACTTTGAGCAGCGTCAACGTACCTATGAAAAAGAAATCGCTGATCTCCGCCAGATTGTTGCCCAAACCAATAAACAAGTCGCTGGATTAAGCAGTCGGTGGGGAGAATTTGTCGAGAATTTGGTTAAACCCGCCGCCGCCCAATTGTTTCGAGAACAGGGTATTGATGTTCACCATACCGCCTTGCGAGTTGATGCTCAGGATAGCCAGGGTTCCCTGGAAATAGATATTTTGGTTGAAAATACCAATGAAGTGGTGGCGATCGAAGTTAAATCCCATTTAGAAGTCCGCGATGTCAAGCGATTTTTACAGACCTTAGAACGTTTTAAAATAGCTTTTCCCAAATATCAAGATTACAAACTCTATGGAGCCGTAGCAGGAATTAAAATAGACGAACGCTCTGATGTTTATGCCACTCAGGAAGGACTATTTTTAATTGAACCCGCAGGGGATTCAGTCATTATTGCCAATAGCAAAAAGGTTAAACCGAGAATTTGGTGA